A single Amphiprion ocellaris isolate individual 3 ecotype Okinawa chromosome 15, ASM2253959v1, whole genome shotgun sequence DNA region contains:
- the gabpb2a gene encoding GA-binding protein subunit beta-2 has protein sequence MSLVDLGKRLLEAARKGQDDEVRNLMANGAPFTTDWLGTSPLHLAAQHGHYSTADVLLRAGVSRDARTKVDRTPLHMAAAEGHTVIVELLVRCGADINAKDMLKMTALHWAAQHGHHSVVETLIKHGADVHALSKFDKTPFDIAVDIQNTELMLMLQEGMQNQVNMNQVNMNQVSMNVETSGTTNQPQFIIQGIPAIQGGVVNLAELLNKANAGDSEEAMAASALDSNIQHAAVVNEGGQRVITIVTDQHGNLQTTGGMAQPFFVTMQHGQQMLAVPANTVTEEVVTEEPQPPPSRKRKLEVTNNHNDGGETELLQRQLQEANRKAQEYRQQLLRKEQEAEEYRIKLEAMAQSQANSTNANNATSAAANAASPEEVVGGEEDEDEGASGVVEEEGEMVVLQEGGIIMEGEEGQVTLVETGGETTEVSS, from the exons ATGTCACTGGTGGACCTGGGGAAGCGACTGCTGGAGGCGGCTCGGAAAGGTCAGGACGATGAGGTCCGAAACCTGATGGCCAATGGAGCTCCGTTCACGACAGACTGG CTGGGGACGTCCCCTCTTCATCTGGCCGCTCAGCACGGACATTATTCCACCGCCGACGTCCTGCTGAGAGCCGGCGTCAGCAGAGACGCCCGGACCAAAGTGGACAGAACCCCGCTGCACATGGCCGCCGCTGAGGGACACACAGTCATCGTAGAGCTGCTGGTCCGG TGCGGCGCAGACATCAACGCCAAAGACATGCTGAAGATGACGGCTCTGCACTGGGCGGCGCAGCACGGACATCACAGTGTGGTCGAGACCCTCATCAAACATGGTGCCGATGTGCATGCGCTCAGTAAATTCGACAAGACGCCATTCGACATCGCTGTCGACATCCAGAACACCgagctgatgctgatgctgcag gaggGCATGCAGAACCAGGTCAACATGAATCAGGTGAACATGAACCAGGTGAGTATGAACGTGGAGACGAGCGGCACCACCAaccagcctcagttcatcatccAGGGAATACCTGCCATACAAGGGGGTGTGGTCAACCTGGCCGAGCTCCTCAACAAGGCCAACGCAg GGGATTCAGAGGAGGCGATGGCTGCCAGTGCTCTGGATTCCAACATCCAGCATGCCGCTGTCGTCAACGAGGGGGGTCAGAGGGTCATCACCATAGTAACAGACCAGCACGGCAATCTGCAGACCACCGGAGGAATGGCACAACCATTCTTTGTCACCATGCAACATGGGCAGCAGA tgctgGCGGTGCCGGCCAACACGGTGACAGAGGAAGTAGTGACGGAGGAGCCTCAGCCGCCACCATCCAGGAAGAGGAAGCTGGAAGTGACCAACAACCACAACGATGGAGGAGAGACG GAGTTGTTGCAGAGGCAGCTGCAGGAGGCCAACAGGAAGGCTCAGGAGTACCGACAGCAGCTGCTGCGTAAAGAGCAGGAGGCTGAGGAGTATCGCATCAAGCTGGAGGCCATGGCCCAGAGTCAGGCCAACAGCACCAACGCCAACAACGCCACCAGCGCCGCCGCCAACGCCGCTAGCCCTGAGGAGGTGGTgggaggggaggaggacgaggacgagGGAGCCTCCGgcgtggtggaggaggagggagagatggtGGTGCTGCAGGAGGGAGGTATCATCATGGAGGGGGAAGAGGGTCAGGTGACGCTGGTGGAAACCGGGGGAGAGACAACGGAGGTCAGCTCCTAA
- the mllt11 gene encoding protein AF1q, with product MMEKSNSQYDSFLFWRQPIPALDLSELEDLGLIDSQSANGSKGKDKTSQKWNRNDEGDLSEFSSFNYWRAPIADVDALLADLNLLL from the exons ATGATGGAGAAATCAAACAGCCAATACGACTCCTTCCTGTTCTGGAGGCAGCCAATCCCGGCCCTCGACCTGTCCGAGCTGGAGGACCTGGGTTTGATTGACAGCCAGTCGGCCAATGGCAGCAAAGGAAAAGACAAGACGTCCCAGAAGTGGAACCGCAACGACGAG GGTGATCTGTCGGAGTTTTCCTCCTTCAACTACTGGAGAGCTCCGATCGCTGACGTGGACGCTCTGCTGGCCGACCTCAACCTGCTGCTGTGA
- the cdc42se1 gene encoding CDC42 small effector protein 1 gives MPQDYPQAALPPPACRAAAESGSRPLDRRSIGMSDFWHKMGCCVVAKPPPKKKRRKIDRSMIGEPTNFIHLTHIGSGEMAEGLQPSGSVQEQMRSKGPNMNGRNSLL, from the exons ATGCCCCAGGATTATCCTCAGGCTGCACTTCCTCCTCCGGCCTGCAGGGCGGCAGCAGAGAGCGGCAGCCGGCCGCTGGACAGGCGGAGCATCGGCATGAGCGACTTCTGGCACAAGATGGGCTGCTGTGTGGTTGCCAAACCACCGCCg aagaagaagaggaggaagattgATCGCAGCATGATCGGAGAGCCGACCAACTTCATCCACCTCACACACATCGGCTCCGGAGAGATGGCAGAGGGCCTGCAACCG TCAGGGTCGGTTCAGGAGCAGATGAGGTCTAAAGGCCCGAACATGAACGGCAGGAACAGCCTGTTATAG